A window of Actinomadura viridis genomic DNA:
TGACGGCGAGGTCGTCGTCCTCGCGGGACGGCCCGGGTGCAGCGAGGCCGAGCAGGTCGCGGCGGGCCGGGTGCTGATGCGCCAGTGGCTGACCCTGTCCACGCTCGGCTACACCACCCATCCGCTCAGCCAGGTCATCGACGTGGAGACGACCAAGCAGCGGCTGGCCCGGATGCTGGGGGTGGACGACCCGTCCCGCCTGCTCAGCGTCTTCCGGGTCGGACGCCCCCTCGCCGAGGTGCCCCGTTCCGCCCGGCTGGTCGCCTGACGGGGCCGGTCCCGGCGCTCAGGGGACGAGGACGGCGCGGCCCCGCACCCGTCCCCGGCCGAGGTCCGACAGCGCCTCCGCGAACCGGTCCAGGGGGTACTTCACCGTGTGCAGGCGGACCCGGCCGGACGCGGCGAGGGCCATCAGTTCGACCAGGTCGTTGTAGGTGCCCACCAGGTTCCCGATGAAGTCGATCTCGGACGAGATGATGTCGATCGTGGGGACGTCGAGCCGCCCGCCGTACCCGATGACGAAGTAGCCTCCGGCACGCCGCAGCATCGCGATCCCGTCCTCGATCGCGCCGCCCTCCCCGACGAAGTCCAGCACGGCGTGCGCGCCGTCCCCGCCGGTCGCCTCCAGCACCCGGGCGACCTGCGAGCCGTCGGCGAGGACGGTCTCGTCCGCGCCCAGCTCGGCGGCCAGCTCCAGCGCCTCCGCCGAACGGTCCACGACGACGATCCGGGTCGCCGTCAGCGCGCGCAGCGCCTGGACGCCGATGTGCCCGAGCCCTCCCGCGCCGATGACGACCGCGGTCGTGCCCGGCCGGAGCCGCGGCGCCGCCTTGCGGACGGCGTGGTAGGCGGTCAGCCCGGCGTCGGCCAGCGCGGCCACGTCGGCGGGCTCCAGCGACGGGTCGAGCCGGACGACGCTGCGGGCGCTGGTCAGCAGGTACTCGGCCATTCCGCCGTCGGTGTCGATCCCGGGGAACGCGGACGCCGAGCAGTGCACGTCGTCGCCCGCCCGGCAGGCCGTGCAGAGCCCGCAGGTGACCAGCGGGTGCAGGATCACCGGGTCGCCCACGGCGACGTTCGTCACCGCCGGGCCGATCTCGGCGACCCGCCCGGCGTTCTCGTGCCCGATGACGTACGGCAGCCGGACGCCGCTCTTGTCCCTCCACTGCCCCTCGATGATGTGCAGGTCGGTCCGGCACACCCCGGCGCCCTGCACCTGGACGACGACGTCGTGCGGCCCGTTCACCGCCGGTTCGGGGACGTCGTCGAGGGTGGGCGCCTCGTCGTACTCGTGAACGCGTACGGCCTTCATGGGGAGTCCCCTTCCCGCCGGGCGGCCGGGCAAGCCTGGCGGCGGTCACGTCGATCCCCATGCGCATCGGAATCCTCCGGGCCGAACCGCCGGGCTCGACCTCCCGTGCGGGTTAGACCGCCGGGCTCGACCCCGCGGGCTGAACCCCCGGGCCCGATCCCGCACGGGCTGGACCGCTGGGCCGAACCGCCGGGCCGAACCGCCGGGACGAACCGGCGCCGCGGATCAGCCGTTCAGGAGCCGGGCCCGGCTGTTGGACAGGTGGACGCGTACGGCGGCGCGGGCGGCCTCGCGGTCGCGGCGTTCGATGGCGGCGTGGATGTTGGCGTGCTCGGCGACGATCGTGTCGAAGTCCGGACGGGCGGGGCGCAGCCGCTCGCGCGGCATGATGATCATCGCGGGGCCGAACGAGGCGATCAGATCGCCGTAGTAGCGGTTGCCGGTGGCCAGCGCGATCCGCAGGTGGAACCGGAAGTCGGCGTTGACGGCCGCGCTGGGATGGCCGGCGGCGCGGGCGAAGCCGTCCAGGGCCTCGCCGAGCGCCGCCAGGGCCGGCTCGGTGCGCCGGTCCGCCGCGAGCCCGGCCGCCTCGACCTCGATCCCCATCCGCAGGTCGAGCAGGTCGAGGACGTCCTGGCGGCTGCGCGGCGCCGGATCGAAGCCGGTCGTGCTGGGCCTGGCCAGCACGAAGCTGCCGCGGCCGTGCTGGGTCTCGATCAGCCCGGCGGCCTTCAGCCGGGCGATGGCCTCGCGGACGACCGTCCGGCTCACGCCGTGCGTCTCGATCAGGCTGCTCTCGGTCGGGAGCCGCTCGCCGGGCCGGATCACGCCTTCCTGGATGTGCGCGGTGAGCGTGTCGACCAGTTGCTGGGTCCGTGTCGTCAAGTGGAGTACCGTTCGGCGATCCATGCGGCCGCCCGCTCGCTCATCGTGATGCCGAGGCCGGGCCGCTCGGGCACCAGCATTCTGCCGTCCCGTATCTCCAGGCGCTCGTTGAACAGCGGTTCGAGCCATTCGAAGTGCTCCACCCACGGCTCGGTCCGGTACGCGGCGGCCAGGTGCACGTGGATCTCCATGGCGAAGTGCGGGGCGAGCTGGAGGTGCCCGTGCTCGGCGAGGCCGGCCACCCGCAGGAACGGGGTGATGCCGCCGACGCGCGGGGCGTCCGGCTGGACGATGTCGGCGCCGCCCGCCCTGATCAGCTCGGCGTGCTCGGTCACGCCGGTGAGCATCTCGCCGGTGGCGACCGGGGTGTCCAGGGCGGTGGCCAGCGCCGCGTGCCCCGCGTGGTCGTAGGCGTCGAGCGGTTCCTCGATCCAGGTCAGGGCGTGCTCCTCCAGGGCCCGGCCCATCCGGTGGGCGGTGGCCCGGTCCCACTGCTGGTTGGCGTCCACCATCAGCGGGACGGCGTCGCCGAGGTGCTCGCGGACCGCGTCCACCCGGGCCAGGTCCGCCCGGGTGTCGGGCTGCCCCACCTTGATCTTGACGCCGCCGATGCCGCGTTCCAGCGCCGCGGTGGCGTTCTCCAGCACCTGCTCGATCGGCGTGTGGAGGAACCCGCCGGAGGTGTTGTAGCAGCGCACCGAGTCGCGGTGCGCGCCGAGCAGCTTGGTCAGCGGCAGGCCCGCGCGCTTGGCCTTCATGTCCCACAGCGCGATGTCGAGGGCGGCGATCGCCTGGGTGGCCAGGCCGCCGCGCCCCACCGACGCGCCCGCCCAGACCAGCTTGTCCCAGATCCTGGCGATGTCGTTGGGATCCTCGCCGACCATCTCACCCGCGATCTCCCTGGCGTGCGCGTACTGCCCCGGCCCGCCGGCCCGCTTGGAGTAGCCGAACCCGATCCCCTCGTGTCCCTGCTCCGAGCGGATCTCCGCGAACAGGAACGCGATCTCGGTCATCGGCCGCTGCCGCCCGGTGAGCACCTTCGCGTCGCTGACCGGGGTGTCGAGCGGGAGGTAGAGGGAGGACAGGCGGACGCGGGCGATGCGATCGGCCGAAGTCATCATGATGACAATCTAAGTCATCATATGACTTGGAGGTAGAGGGCCAGGCCGAAGCCGGCCATCGCGATCGCGTAGCGCAGCGGCCGTTCCGGAAGCCGCCGCACCACCTTGGGCCCCAGCCAGCTCCCCGCCAGGCAGCCGCACGAGAGCGCCGCCGCGGCCGGCCAGTGCACCGGGGCGAGGAACGCGTAGGCGACCGCGGCGGTGATGTTGGCCGCACCCGTGACCAGGTTCTTCACCGCGTTGGTCACCGGCAGCGGCTCGGTGGTGGCGGCGCACAGCACGGCCAGCATCAGCACCCCCGACGCCGCGCCGAAGTACCCCCCGTACAGGCCGACCAGCGCCACCGGCGCCGCCAGCGGCAGGAAGGCGGGGCGCCGCGGCGCCGCGGAACGGGCCGCCCGTTCCTCGGCCAGCCGCCGGAGCCGGTCGCGCGCCAGCAGCAGCACCGAGCCGAGCGCGATCAGCCAGGGAACGACGAACTCGAAGGCCTCGGCGGGCGTGCTGAGCAGGAGCGCCGCCCCGAGGGACCCGCCCGCGGCGGCCACCGCGACCAGCCTCGCGACCCGCCGCCCCTGGCCGCGCAGTTCGGGACGGGACGCCGCGGCGGCGCCGGCGGTGTTCGCGAACATCGCCATGGTGTTGGTGACGTTGGCGGCGACGGGAGGCAGGCCGAAGGCGAGCAGCGCCGGATAGCTGCACAGCGAGGCCAGGCCCGCGATCGACCCGGCCAGGCCCGCGGCGACGCCCGCCACGACCAGGAGGGCCCCGGAGAAGGGATCCAAGCGTCGAGCCCGGCCGTCAGATCCCGCCGGGCGCGGACAGATCGACCGGCGCCATCCGCTCGATGGCCACCCTGACCTGCTCCATCGCCTGGACGATCTCCCGCGTCCGGTCCTCGGTCAGGTTGGCGACGGGCACCGAGCAGCTGATCGCGTCGGTCGGCGGCGAGGAGTAGCGCAGCGCGAAACCGAAACAGGTGACGCCGACGTAGTTCTCCTCGTTGTCGATCGCGTACCCGCGCTCCCGGGTCAGCTCCAGGTCCCGCCGCAGCGCGTCGCGGTCGACCAGGGTGCCGGGGGTGAGCGGGATGATCGGATCCGGGATGGGCACCTCGTGCTCGGCGCCGAGCCGCTCGGCCAGCAGCGCCTTGCCCATGGCGGTGCTGAACGCCGGCAGCCGCCGCCCCACCCGGCTGAACGGCCGCACGTACCGGCTCGACTCCTTGGTCGCCAGGTAGACGATGTCGGTCCGTTCGAGCCGGCCGAAGTGGATGGTCTCGTCCAGCCGCGCGCTCAGGTCGTCGATGTGCGGCTGGGCGATCCGCAGGTACGGGTCGGTGTCGAGGTAGGTGGTGCCGGCCAGCAGCGCGCGGACGCCGATGCTGTAGAGGGTGCCGGTCTCGTCCGTGCGGAGCCAGCCGTGCTCGACCAGCGTGCGGATGAGCGCGTAGACGCTGCTGCGCGGCGCGCCCAGCGCCTGGCTCAGTTCGCGCAGGCGGGCCGGGCGGTTCTCGCGCGAGGCCAGGAGTTCGAGGAGCTCGATCGTCCGGGCGGCCGACTTGACGCCCCGTACCCCCCGCTCGGGATCGCTCATCGCACCTCACAGGAATCCTCGGCGCCCCGGCGGGAGGCGGATCCCTGCGGGGGCATTGACACACTACCAAAATACGGCAAAGCTTCTCGCCACATGTCATCCAGTTATATATGGAGACAAGGTGACGTCAATGTGTACGTTCGCTGCGATGGAGAGACCGTCGCGTCCCCACCTGGATGCCCGGCCCTCGATGACGGCACGCGGGCCTAGAGGTCACTGACCCCGGCCCGGCACGCCGGCCCCCTCCCCGCCTTCCGCCACGGCTCCCACCACTCGGCTCCCTCCCAGCTCCCGCCCCGCCCCCACCCCGCCCCCGGCTCCAGACCGCCCCCGGCTCCAGACCCCAGACGTCATCGGTGCGCGTCGTAGGCACGCGTGCCCGGGACGCCGTACCAGCTATGCGCAAGGCCCACTCCGAGGACCGCCCCCCCGGAACCGGCCCCGCCGGATCCCGCCCTCCCTTCCGCACTGGTGAAACGGAGAGAACATGAGAATCGGCGTACTCCTGGCGACCGCCGCCCTGGCCGCCTCCGCCTCCGCCTGTTCCGTCAAGGGCGGCGGCGCCGACGCGGACTCGTCCGGATACCCCGCCAAGCCGGTCGAGTTCACCGCGCCGCAGGAGCCCGGCGGCAGCACCGACCTCCTCACCCGCGCCCTGACCAAGAACCTCGAGAAGCCGCTCGGCGCCAAGGCCGTCGTGGTGAACAAGCCGGGCGCCAACGGCAAGATCGCGGGCAAGGACGTGTTCTCCGGCAAGCCGGACGGGTACCGCGTCGCCGTCATGCCGCAGTCGCTGTTCGCCGTCGGCCCCCTGATGATCGACGACCCGGACGCGATCAAGGTCGAGGACATGACCCTGGTCAAGGGCCTCGCCGTCGAGGACTACGTCCTGGTGGTGCCCGGCGGATCCCCGCACCGCACCCTCAAGGACCTCCTCGGCGCCGGCGACCTCAAGTACGGCACCACCGGCGCCGGGACCGGCAGCCAGCTCTCGCAGACCCTGCTGTTCGGCCTGGCCAAGGTGAAGGCCGCGCCCGTCCCGTTCGACGGTGGCGCGCCCACCGTGACCGCGGTGCTCGGCCGCAAGGTCGACGTCGCCGCCGTCCACGTCGCCGAGGCGTACAAGCAGGTCCAGGCGGGCAAGCTGCGCGCGCTCGCGGTGTTCTCCGACCGTCGCCACGTGGCCCTGCCGGACGTGCCCACGGCCAAGGAGTCCGGCTACCCCGTCCTCGTGGACCAGCGCCGGTTCGTGGCCGCGCCTCCCGGCCTGCCCGCCGACGTGCGCGACAAGCTGGCCGCCGCCATCGACAAGGCCGCGGCCTCGCCCGAGTACCTCCAGCTGCTCAAGACGAGCCACATCGTCCCCTGGAACGCGGGCGGCGAGCAGGTCGCCGCCCAGCTGAACGAGAGCCGCCAGCGGTTCACGACCATGGCCAGGGACCTCGGCATCGACCTCAAGGCGCAGCCGTGAGCCCGGAACGGTCCGAACCCGGGGAGGACGCCGGGGACACGGAGCCGTCCGAGACCGCGAAACCGTCCGAGGACGCGAAGCATTCCGAGACCGTGGAGCCGTCCGGGCCCGTCGGCACCCCCGCGTACGCGCGCGTCCAGAACGTGGTGGCGGCGCTCGTCCCCCTGGTCATCGGCCTGGTGGCCGCGGTCATGTCCTGGCGCCTCGGGGTCGGCTCACCGGCCGCCCCGGGGCCGGGGCTGTGGCCGTTGCTCGTCGGCGTCGCCATGGTCGTGGCGGCGGCGCTGCTGGCGATCCGGTCGCGCCCCCGCGGCGACGAGGAGCCCTTCACCCGGGACTCCTGGACGGTCGCCGTCGCGGTCGCCTCGCTCCTCGGCTACGCGTTCCTGTTCGAGCTGGTGGGGTTCGAGGTGCCCACCGCCGCACTCCTGGTCCTCTGGCTGAAAGGACTCGGCCGGGAGAGCTGGCGCGTCACGGTCGCGGTCGCGGCGACCGCCACGGCGGCCCTCTACCTCCTGTTCATCACCGGACTCGGGGTGTCGCTGCCCCACCTGATCCAGCTGTGAGACCGACATGGACCTCCTCTCCCCGGTGATCGCGGGCTTCGGCGTCGTCTTCCAGCCGGAGAACCTCCTCTACTGCCTGCTCGGCGTCACCCTCGGCATGCTCGTCGGCGTCCTGCCCGGCCTGGGCCCGGCGGCCACCATCGCCGTGCTGCTGCCGATCACCTACAACATCGAGCCGACCGCGTCCATCATCATGCTCGCCGGCATCTTCTACGGCGCGCAGTACGGCGGCACGATCACCTCCGTGCTCCTGCGCCTGCCGGGCGAGGCGTCCACCGTGGTGACCGCCCTCGACGGGCACGAGCTGGCCAGGCAGGGACGCGCCGGTTCCGCGCTGGGCATCTCCGCCATCGGCTCGTTCGTCGGCGGGACGGTGGCGATCGTCGCGCTGACGCTGGTCGCGCCGCTGGTGGCGGGCTTCGCGCTCGACTTCGGGCCCTCCGAGTACACCGCGCTGGCCCTGCTCGGCATCCTGCTGATCACCACGCTCGGCACCGGCTCCCCGCTCAAGAGCCTCCTCATGGCCACGGTCGGCCTCCTGCTCGCCACCGTCGGCCAGGACCCGCTGGACGGCGTCGCCCGGCTCACCCTCGGCACCGACCGGCTGCTCGACGGGATCGACTTCGTGATCGTCGCGATGGGGCTGTTCGGCGTGGCGGAGATCCTGCACAACCTGGAGTCGCTGCGACGTCCCGGCACCCCGATGACGAGCGTCGGCTCCGTCTACCCCACCCGCCGGGACCTCACCGAGTCCAAGGGGGCGATCGCCCGCGGGTCGGTGCTCGGCTTCCTGCTCGGCATCCTGCCGGGCGGCGGCGCGACCATGTCGTCCATGGCCGCCTACGCGCTGGAGAAGAAGGTCGCCAAGAGGCCGGAGCGGTTCGGGAAGGGTGCCGTCCAGGGCGTCGCCGGCCCGGAGACCGCGAACAACGCCGCCGCGACCTCCTCGTTCATCCCGCTGCTGACACTGGGCATCCCGGCGAATGCCACCATGGCGGTCATGTTCGGCGCGCTGCTGGTCCAGGGCATCACGCCGGGCCCGACGCTCGTGGACGAGAAACCCGACCTGTTCTGGGGCGTGGTCAACTCGATGTACGTCGGCAACCTGCTGCTCCTGGCGATGAGCATGCCGCTGATCGGCCTGTTCGTCCGGGTCCTGCGGGTCCGGCCGACCATCCTGGCGCCCCTGACCATCCTCATCACCATGATCGGCGTCTACACGGTCAGGCTGAGCGCGTTCGACATGTTCCTGATGGTCGGGCTGGGCGTCCTCGGCTACCTGATGAAGAAGGTGGGATTCGAGCCGGGGCCCCTGGTCCTGGCCTTCGTGCTCGGCGGCCTGCTGGAGTCGTCCTTCCGCCGTTCGATGCGCATCTTCGGCGGCGACGTCACCGGGTTCCTCACCCAGCCGATCACCGCCGTCCTCCTCGCCGCCATCGTCCTGATCCTGGTCACCCCCCTGATCCTGCGCCTGGCCCGGCGCGGGACGGCGGCCTGACGGAAGGAGCGACGGCGCGGCCGGTCAGGGGTGCTTCGAGCTTCTGACCGGCCGCTGACCGGCCGCGCCACGTGTCCCTTCCCTCGCTCAGGAATCCGCGCGCACGTACGTCAGGTGCAGGACGCCGGAGCCGAAGGTCTTCGAGCCGGTCAGGCGCAGCGGCACCTGCGGGCCGTCGTCGAAGAGCCGCTTGCCGGTGCCGACCGCGATCGGGTGCATCAGCAGGTGCAGCTCGTCGAGGAGCCCGTCGCGCAGCAGCGAGCGGACGAGCGTCCCGCTGCCGGTGACGCCGAGGTTCCCGCCCGGCTGCTCCTTGAGCCGGGCCAGCTCCTTGTTGACGTCCCCGCTGATGAGCGTCGTGTTCTGCCACTCGGCCGAGGTGAGGGTGTTGGACACCACGTACTTCGGGGTGCCGTTCATGTGCTCCGCGCCTTCGTCGGTCGAGGTGGGCCAGAACGACGCGAACTCCTCGTACGTCCGGCGGCCCAGGAGCATCGCGTCGCTGCCGTCCATCAAGCCCTGGACGACCTCGCCCATCTCCTCGTCGAAGTACGGGAAGTGCCACTGGTCGGGGGCCTCCACCACGCCGTCGAGCGAGATGAAGAGGCCGCTCACGATCTTTCTCATCCTCATGTCTCCTTTGGTCTCTCAGGCACGCGGGCGGGTCGGCGACGCCGGCTCGTCCGCTCGTTCGGTGCTCCGGCGGGCCCGGTCGTGGGCCGGGCTTCGCGACCACGGCCAGGTCGACCACATGTTCAGCATGGTACCGACAATAATATTTGTCAAGACAGTGCGAGCCGTCGGTCCTGGCCGGGCAGGTGCCGCGCGCCGCCCCGGGGGCATCGACGAACCGGCGGTCCGCGCCGAGCCCGCCGGCCGCGAGGGCGGCGGCCCGCCTGCCGGCGCCCCATGCCCTACCGAGAGCGAAAATGCGGGAATTGATTCCAGTGGCGGATGCGCGAGGGGGGAGTGGCGTGGCGTCTTTGGCGTGGATCAGTGGATATCGGGGCTTATGGTCCTCGCGGGAAGGGGCTTGGGGAGGTCCACATCTGAGAATCTCGGCGATCCGGGCAGTGATGCATCTACGTTGGGCAGGTCAGCCGATGCGACGCCGAAAGGAGAAGTCGGACGTGCAGGACACCACTCCCGGCCCCGTCCAGGATCCCGCCTCCAAGATCAATACCTCGGTGCCGCATTCGGCCCGTATCTGGAACTACTGGCTCGGTGGCGTCGACAACTACGAGGTCGACCGCGTGGCCGGCGACCAGTACGTCGCGGTGTTCCCCGAGATCGTGGAACTGGCCCGCTCCAGCCGCTACTTCCTCGCCCGCGCGATCCGCTTCCTGGCCGGCGAGGCGGGCGTACGGCAGTTCCTCGACATCGGCACCGGCCTGCCCACCGTCGACAACACCCACGAGGTGGCGCAGCGGGTCGCCCCCGACGCCCGGATCGTGTACGTGGACAACGACCCCCTCGTCCTGGCCCACGCCCGCGCCCTGCTGACCAGCACGCCCGAAGGGACCACCACCTACATCGACGCCGACCTGCACCGGCCCGAGGAGGTCATCGAACGGGTCCGGCCCTCCCTCGACCTCACCCGCCCCGTCGCCCTCATGCTGATGGGCGTGATGGGGCACATCGTCGACGACGCGGAGGCGCGTTCGATCGTCCGCCGGCTGATCGCCGAACTGCCCTCGGGCAGCTACTTCACGCTCTACGACTGCACCGGCGACGACCCGGCGTTCAACAAGGCGCAGAGCGGCTACGACGACACCGGCGCCGTCCCCTATCGCCTGCGTTCCCCCG
This region includes:
- a CDS encoding NAD(P)-dependent alcohol dehydrogenase produces the protein MKAVRVHEYDEAPTLDDVPEPAVNGPHDVVVQVQGAGVCRTDLHIIEGQWRDKSGVRLPYVIGHENAGRVAEIGPAVTNVAVGDPVILHPLVTCGLCTACRAGDDVHCSASAFPGIDTDGGMAEYLLTSARSVVRLDPSLEPADVAALADAGLTAYHAVRKAAPRLRPGTTAVVIGAGGLGHIGVQALRALTATRIVVVDRSAEALELAAELGADETVLADGSQVARVLEATGGDGAHAVLDFVGEGGAIEDGIAMLRRAGGYFVIGYGGRLDVPTIDIISSEIDFIGNLVGTYNDLVELMALAASGRVRLHTVKYPLDRFAEALSDLGRGRVRGRAVLVP
- a CDS encoding FadR/GntR family transcriptional regulator, with protein sequence MTTRTQQLVDTLTAHIQEGVIRPGERLPTESSLIETHGVSRTVVREAIARLKAAGLIETQHGRGSFVLARPSTTGFDPAPRSRQDVLDLLDLRMGIEVEAAGLAADRRTEPALAALGEALDGFARAAGHPSAAVNADFRFHLRIALATGNRYYGDLIASFGPAMIIMPRERLRPARPDFDTIVAEHANIHAAIERRDREAARAAVRVHLSNSRARLLNG
- a CDS encoding L-talarate/galactarate dehydratase; translation: MMTSADRIARVRLSSLYLPLDTPVSDAKVLTGRQRPMTEIAFLFAEIRSEQGHEGIGFGYSKRAGGPGQYAHAREIAGEMVGEDPNDIARIWDKLVWAGASVGRGGLATQAIAALDIALWDMKAKRAGLPLTKLLGAHRDSVRCYNTSGGFLHTPIEQVLENATAALERGIGGVKIKVGQPDTRADLARVDAVREHLGDAVPLMVDANQQWDRATAHRMGRALEEHALTWIEEPLDAYDHAGHAALATALDTPVATGEMLTGVTEHAELIRAGGADIVQPDAPRVGGITPFLRVAGLAEHGHLQLAPHFAMEIHVHLAAAYRTEPWVEHFEWLEPLFNERLEIRDGRMLVPERPGLGITMSERAAAWIAERYST
- a CDS encoding sulfite exporter TauE/SafE family protein, whose protein sequence is MDPFSGALLVVAGVAAGLAGSIAGLASLCSYPALLAFGLPPVAANVTNTMAMFANTAGAAAASRPELRGQGRRVARLVAVAAAGGSLGAALLLSTPAEAFEFVVPWLIALGSVLLLARDRLRRLAEERAARSAAPRRPAFLPLAAPVALVGLYGGYFGAASGVLMLAVLCAATTEPLPVTNAVKNLVTGAANITAAVAYAFLAPVHWPAAAALSCGCLAGSWLGPKVVRRLPERPLRYAIAMAGFGLALYLQVI
- a CDS encoding IclR family transcriptional regulator, whose protein sequence is MSDPERGVRGVKSAARTIELLELLASRENRPARLRELSQALGAPRSSVYALIRTLVEHGWLRTDETGTLYSIGVRALLAGTTYLDTDPYLRIAQPHIDDLSARLDETIHFGRLERTDIVYLATKESSRYVRPFSRVGRRLPAFSTAMGKALLAERLGAEHEVPIPDPIIPLTPGTLVDRDALRRDLELTRERGYAIDNEENYVGVTCFGFALRYSSPPTDAISCSVPVANLTEDRTREIVQAMEQVRVAIERMAPVDLSAPGGI
- a CDS encoding tripartite tricarboxylate transporter substrate binding protein, with protein sequence MRIGVLLATAALAASASACSVKGGGADADSSGYPAKPVEFTAPQEPGGSTDLLTRALTKNLEKPLGAKAVVVNKPGANGKIAGKDVFSGKPDGYRVAVMPQSLFAVGPLMIDDPDAIKVEDMTLVKGLAVEDYVLVVPGGSPHRTLKDLLGAGDLKYGTTGAGTGSQLSQTLLFGLAKVKAAPVPFDGGAPTVTAVLGRKVDVAAVHVAEAYKQVQAGKLRALAVFSDRRHVALPDVPTAKESGYPVLVDQRRFVAAPPGLPADVRDKLAAAIDKAAASPEYLQLLKTSHIVPWNAGGEQVAAQLNESRQRFTTMARDLGIDLKAQP
- a CDS encoding tripartite tricarboxylate transporter TctB family protein, which encodes MSPERSEPGEDAGDTEPSETAKPSEDAKHSETVEPSGPVGTPAYARVQNVVAALVPLVIGLVAAVMSWRLGVGSPAAPGPGLWPLLVGVAMVVAAALLAIRSRPRGDEEPFTRDSWTVAVAVASLLGYAFLFELVGFEVPTAALLVLWLKGLGRESWRVTVAVAATATAALYLLFITGLGVSLPHLIQL
- a CDS encoding tripartite tricarboxylate transporter permease; translated protein: MDLLSPVIAGFGVVFQPENLLYCLLGVTLGMLVGVLPGLGPAATIAVLLPITYNIEPTASIIMLAGIFYGAQYGGTITSVLLRLPGEASTVVTALDGHELARQGRAGSALGISAIGSFVGGTVAIVALTLVAPLVAGFALDFGPSEYTALALLGILLITTLGTGSPLKSLLMATVGLLLATVGQDPLDGVARLTLGTDRLLDGIDFVIVAMGLFGVAEILHNLESLRRPGTPMTSVGSVYPTRRDLTESKGAIARGSVLGFLLGILPGGGATMSSMAAYALEKKVAKRPERFGKGAVQGVAGPETANNAAATSSFIPLLTLGIPANATMAVMFGALLVQGITPGPTLVDEKPDLFWGVVNSMYVGNLLLLAMSMPLIGLFVRVLRVRPTILAPLTILITMIGVYTVRLSAFDMFLMVGLGVLGYLMKKVGFEPGPLVLAFVLGGLLESSFRRSMRIFGGDVTGFLTQPITAVLLAAIVLILVTPLILRLARRGTAA
- a CDS encoding dihydrofolate reductase family protein — its product is MRKIVSGLFISLDGVVEAPDQWHFPYFDEEMGEVVQGLMDGSDAMLLGRRTYEEFASFWPTSTDEGAEHMNGTPKYVVSNTLTSAEWQNTTLISGDVNKELARLKEQPGGNLGVTGSGTLVRSLLRDGLLDELHLLMHPIAVGTGKRLFDDGPQVPLRLTGSKTFGSGVLHLTYVRADS
- a CDS encoding SAM-dependent methyltransferase; protein product: MQDTTPGPVQDPASKINTSVPHSARIWNYWLGGVDNYEVDRVAGDQYVAVFPEIVELARSSRYFLARAIRFLAGEAGVRQFLDIGTGLPTVDNTHEVAQRVAPDARIVYVDNDPLVLAHARALLTSTPEGTTTYIDADLHRPEEVIERVRPSLDLTRPVALMLMGVMGHIVDDAEARSIVRRLIAELPSGSYFTLYDCTGDDPAFNKAQSGYDDTGAVPYRLRSPEFVSGYFEGLEPVEPGIVPLERWRPEIAHTAKESPSMCAVARKP